From Salarias fasciatus chromosome 5, fSalaFa1.1, whole genome shotgun sequence, a single genomic window includes:
- the LOC115388435 gene encoding membrane-spanning 4-domains subfamily A member 4A-like isoform X2, protein MASSAVSYTSGNVMVVTHVLPAAPSEEQQPPLDERHKFRKGHPKALGTVQIIIGVLTLLFGIAAAVHHHSLGVYSGIYVWGASIYIASGSVTVAAEKSVSRDLINVSLVLNIITAIVAVAGVFLYALDPVVYDYYSYDYYDPYNPYGRHHRTARLMVNYGGFSVVVAVFQFLQLIVSITVAAYACNAICCCCTEEPQVVQAVGPVTNQASPHFQAASVAPAQPYPQVAPNFRDPGFLGSAEPPAYQPN, encoded by the exons ATGGCTTCTTCTGCTGTGTCCTACACCTCGGGAAATGTGATGGTGGTCACCCACGTGCTCCCGGCGGCTCCCAGCGAGGAACAGCAGCCACCGCTGGATGAAAGACACAAGTTCAGGAAGGGACATCCCAAGGCACTCggg ACTGTTCAGATCATAATTGGAGTGTTGACACTGCTGTTTGGGATCGCGGCGGCTGTCCACCACCATTCACTGGGAGTTTACAGCGGGATCTATGTTTGGGGAGCTTCGATC TACATTGCATCTGGATCTGTGACGGTGGCTGCCGAGAAGTCTGTGAGCCGTGATCTG aTCAACGTGTCTCTGGTGTTGAACATTATTACAGCAATTGTTGCTGTAGCTGGTGTCTTCCTCTATGCGCTGGATCCCGTAGTCTATGACTACTACTCCTACGACTACTATGACCCCTACAACCCCTACGGCCGCCATCACCGCACCGCACGTCTAATG GTTAATTATGGTGGCTTTTCGGTCGTGGTGGCTGTGTTCCAGTTCCTGCAGCTCATTGTCTCAATCACCGTGGCAGCATACGCCTGTAATgcaatctgctgctgctgcacagag gAGCCGCAAGTTGTTCAAGCTGTAGGTCCTGTCACCAATCAGGCTTCGCCCCATTTCCAAGCAGCATCTGTTGCCCCTGCTCAGCCATACCCTCAG GTGGCGCCCAACTTCAGAGACCCAGGGTTTCTGG
- the LOC115388435 gene encoding membrane-spanning 4-domains subfamily A member 4A-like isoform X1 — translation MASSAVSYTSGNVMVVTHVLPAAPSEEQQPPLDERHKFRKGHPKALGTVQIIIGVLTLLFGIAAAVHHHSLGVYSGIYVWGASIYIASGSVTVAAEKSVSRDLINVSLVLNIITAIVAVAGVFLYALDPVVYDYYSYDYYDPYNPYGRHHRTARLMVNYGGFSVVVAVFQFLQLIVSITVAAYACNAICCCCTEEPQVVQAVGPVTNQASPHFQAASVAPAQPYPQFEAHVPARGPTEWPAAVNYARPGKTTVLSSPMLLLSSPVAPWQAIV, via the exons ATGGCTTCTTCTGCTGTGTCCTACACCTCGGGAAATGTGATGGTGGTCACCCACGTGCTCCCGGCGGCTCCCAGCGAGGAACAGCAGCCACCGCTGGATGAAAGACACAAGTTCAGGAAGGGACATCCCAAGGCACTCggg ACTGTTCAGATCATAATTGGAGTGTTGACACTGCTGTTTGGGATCGCGGCGGCTGTCCACCACCATTCACTGGGAGTTTACAGCGGGATCTATGTTTGGGGAGCTTCGATC TACATTGCATCTGGATCTGTGACGGTGGCTGCCGAGAAGTCTGTGAGCCGTGATCTG aTCAACGTGTCTCTGGTGTTGAACATTATTACAGCAATTGTTGCTGTAGCTGGTGTCTTCCTCTATGCGCTGGATCCCGTAGTCTATGACTACTACTCCTACGACTACTATGACCCCTACAACCCCTACGGCCGCCATCACCGCACCGCACGTCTAATG GTTAATTATGGTGGCTTTTCGGTCGTGGTGGCTGTGTTCCAGTTCCTGCAGCTCATTGTCTCAATCACCGTGGCAGCATACGCCTGTAATgcaatctgctgctgctgcacagag gAGCCGCAAGTTGTTCAAGCTGTAGGTCCTGTCACCAATCAGGCTTCGCCCCATTTCCAAGCAGCATCTGTTGCCCCTGCTCAGCCATACCCTCAG TTCGAGGCGCACGTCCCTGCACGGGGACCGACTGAGTGGCCGGCGGCCGTTAATTACGCACGCCCCGGCAAAACCACAGTTCTCTCGTCCCCgatgctcctcctctccagcccggtGGCTCCGTGGCAAGCGATTGTATAA
- the LOC115388435 gene encoding membrane-spanning 4-domains subfamily A member 4A-like isoform X3, with product MASSAVSYTSGNVMVVTHVLPAAPSEEQQPPLDERHKFRKGHPKALGTVQIIIGVLTLLFGIAAAVHHHSLGVYSGIYVWGASIYIASGSVTVAAEKSVSRDLINVSLVLNIITAIVAVAGVFLYALDPVVYDYYSYDYYDPYNPYGRHHRTARLMVNYGGFSVVVAVFQFLQLIVSITVAAYACNAICCCCTEEPQVVQAVGPVTNQASPHFQAASVAPAQPYPQVEPNFKNPGFLGSAEPPAYQPN from the exons ATGGCTTCTTCTGCTGTGTCCTACACCTCGGGAAATGTGATGGTGGTCACCCACGTGCTCCCGGCGGCTCCCAGCGAGGAACAGCAGCCACCGCTGGATGAAAGACACAAGTTCAGGAAGGGACATCCCAAGGCACTCggg ACTGTTCAGATCATAATTGGAGTGTTGACACTGCTGTTTGGGATCGCGGCGGCTGTCCACCACCATTCACTGGGAGTTTACAGCGGGATCTATGTTTGGGGAGCTTCGATC TACATTGCATCTGGATCTGTGACGGTGGCTGCCGAGAAGTCTGTGAGCCGTGATCTG aTCAACGTGTCTCTGGTGTTGAACATTATTACAGCAATTGTTGCTGTAGCTGGTGTCTTCCTCTATGCGCTGGATCCCGTAGTCTATGACTACTACTCCTACGACTACTATGACCCCTACAACCCCTACGGCCGCCATCACCGCACCGCACGTCTAATG GTTAATTATGGTGGCTTTTCGGTCGTGGTGGCTGTGTTCCAGTTCCTGCAGCTCATTGTCTCAATCACCGTGGCAGCATACGCCTGTAATgcaatctgctgctgctgcacagag gAGCCGCAAGTTGTTCAAGCTGTAGGTCCTGTCACCAATCAGGCTTCGCCCCATTTCCAAGCAGCATCTGTTGCCCCTGCTCAGCCATACCCTCAG
- the LOC115388435 gene encoding membrane-spanning 4-domains subfamily A member 15-like isoform X4 encodes MASSAVSYTSGNVMVVTHVLPAAPSEEQQPPLDERHKFRKGHPKALGTVQIIIGVLTLLFGIAAAVHHHSLGVYSGIYVWGASIYIASGSVTVAAEKSVSRDLVNYGGFSVVVAVFQFLQLIVSITVAAYACNAICCCCTEEPQVVQAVGPVTNQASPHFQAASVAPAQPYPQFEAHVPARGPTEWPAAVNYARPGKTTVLSSPMLLLSSPVAPWQAIV; translated from the exons ATGGCTTCTTCTGCTGTGTCCTACACCTCGGGAAATGTGATGGTGGTCACCCACGTGCTCCCGGCGGCTCCCAGCGAGGAACAGCAGCCACCGCTGGATGAAAGACACAAGTTCAGGAAGGGACATCCCAAGGCACTCggg ACTGTTCAGATCATAATTGGAGTGTTGACACTGCTGTTTGGGATCGCGGCGGCTGTCCACCACCATTCACTGGGAGTTTACAGCGGGATCTATGTTTGGGGAGCTTCGATC TACATTGCATCTGGATCTGTGACGGTGGCTGCCGAGAAGTCTGTGAGCCGTGATCTG GTTAATTATGGTGGCTTTTCGGTCGTGGTGGCTGTGTTCCAGTTCCTGCAGCTCATTGTCTCAATCACCGTGGCAGCATACGCCTGTAATgcaatctgctgctgctgcacagag gAGCCGCAAGTTGTTCAAGCTGTAGGTCCTGTCACCAATCAGGCTTCGCCCCATTTCCAAGCAGCATCTGTTGCCCCTGCTCAGCCATACCCTCAG TTCGAGGCGCACGTCCCTGCACGGGGACCGACTGAGTGGCCGGCGGCCGTTAATTACGCACGCCCCGGCAAAACCACAGTTCTCTCGTCCCCgatgctcctcctctccagcccggtGGCTCCGTGGCAAGCGATTGTATAA